A region from the Acuticoccus sediminis genome encodes:
- a CDS encoding tyrosine-type recombinase/integrase, which produces MAGRLTATQVKALDEGRHADGGGLYLHVKPGGWRGWKFITNKGGRRREKGLGAFPKVTLADARKAAARIRLAMDDGEDPFAKAEAAPTVPTFANAAEQFIDGMEAGWKNPKHRQQWRNTLDTYCKPMADKSVAEIDTNDVLACLTPIWTAKAETASRVRGRIERVLDFARARGWRNGINPALWRGHLSAILPAAGKLKRGHHGAMPYPDVPALMKTLAERRGTAARALTFTILTAARSGEVRGATWAEIDLDKAVWIVPADRMKAGREHRVPLSPPALAVLEALPKGGPDALVFPGQKKDRPMSDMTLGAVLKRMELNNFTVHGFRSCFSTWVTECTDATIEVREAALAHAAGDRVAAAYNRSDHFARRRALMDDWATYCGLV; this is translated from the coding sequence ATGGCTGGAAGGCTCACGGCGACCCAGGTGAAGGCCCTCGACGAGGGGCGCCACGCCGATGGCGGCGGGCTGTATCTTCACGTGAAGCCGGGCGGGTGGCGCGGCTGGAAGTTCATTACCAACAAGGGTGGCAGGCGGCGCGAGAAGGGCCTGGGGGCTTTCCCCAAGGTAACCCTCGCCGATGCACGCAAGGCCGCAGCGCGCATCCGCCTCGCGATGGATGATGGTGAAGACCCGTTCGCCAAGGCTGAGGCTGCACCGACTGTCCCCACCTTCGCCAACGCGGCCGAGCAGTTCATCGACGGCATGGAGGCCGGGTGGAAGAACCCGAAGCACCGCCAGCAGTGGCGCAACACGCTCGACACCTACTGCAAGCCGATGGCTGACAAGAGCGTCGCCGAGATCGACACCAACGACGTGCTTGCCTGCCTCACCCCGATCTGGACGGCGAAGGCCGAGACCGCCTCTCGTGTTAGGGGCCGGATCGAACGCGTTCTAGACTTCGCCCGTGCGCGAGGATGGCGGAACGGTATCAACCCTGCCCTCTGGCGCGGCCACCTCTCGGCGATCCTACCCGCAGCCGGCAAGCTCAAGCGCGGCCACCACGGCGCCATGCCTTATCCCGACGTGCCGGCCCTCATGAAGACGCTCGCCGAACGCCGAGGGACGGCAGCTCGCGCCCTCACTTTCACCATCTTGACCGCAGCACGGAGTGGCGAGGTCCGCGGTGCGACCTGGGCCGAGATCGATCTGGACAAGGCGGTGTGGATCGTCCCTGCCGATCGGATGAAAGCCGGGCGCGAGCACCGGGTTCCACTCTCGCCCCCCGCTCTCGCCGTCCTCGAAGCCCTGCCCAAGGGCGGACCCGATGCGCTGGTGTTCCCCGGCCAGAAGAAGGACCGGCCGATGAGCGACATGACGCTCGGCGCCGTCCTCAAGCGCATGGAGCTAAACAACTTCACCGTTCATGGCTTCCGTTCCTGCTTTTCCACATGGGTGACAGAGTGCACCGACGCGACGATCGAGGTGCGTGAGGCGGCGCTGGCCCATGCGGCTGGGGACCGGGTGGCCGCAGCCTATAACCGTTCCGATCACTTCGCGAGACGGCGCGCGTTGATGGATGACTGGGCTACATATTGCGGGCTGGTATGA
- a CDS encoding helix-turn-helix transcriptional regulator has product MDIDHNALRPITVQLKDAHKMIGIGRTSFYDLMKRPEFPRPVEIIPGRKSFVVSEIEQWVASRLAARGEAA; this is encoded by the coding sequence ATGGACATCGACCACAACGCTTTGCGTCCGATCACGGTGCAGCTGAAAGATGCGCACAAGATGATCGGCATCGGCCGTACAAGCTTTTACGACCTGATGAAGCGCCCGGAATTTCCGCGCCCCGTCGAGATCATTCCCGGCCGTAAGAGCTTCGTCGTCTCGGAAATCGAACAATGGGTTGCGTCTCGCCTCGCAGCGCGCGGGGAGGCCGCGTGA
- a CDS encoding HK97-gp10 family putative phage morphogenesis protein has translation MARDSFSKAVDDWIAKAERRLDEVVARSAHDVVAEAQRPRAAGGRMPVDSGQLRRSLRVKIDGTVRATGSEASVAALLMKAGQTLTAEWTAKYAAHVEFGTGQKGPREPAAFARGAIEQWPRIVRANALKVSRK, from the coding sequence ATGGCCAGGGACTCCTTCTCCAAGGCGGTTGATGACTGGATCGCCAAGGCCGAACGCCGCCTGGACGAGGTGGTCGCCCGGTCGGCACACGACGTCGTCGCCGAGGCTCAACGCCCTCGCGCTGCTGGTGGTCGGATGCCTGTCGACTCCGGTCAGTTGCGCCGGAGCCTACGCGTGAAGATTGACGGCACGGTGCGCGCGACGGGGAGCGAGGCTTCGGTAGCGGCGCTGCTGATGAAGGCGGGGCAGACGCTGACGGCGGAGTGGACCGCGAAGTATGCCGCGCACGTGGAGTTCGGGACCGGTCAGAAGGGACCGCGTGAGCCGGCAGCATTCGCCCGTGGTGCCATCGAACAATGGCCCCGGATCGTGAGGGCCAACGCGCTCAAGGTGTCCCGCAAATGA
- a CDS encoding terminase large subunit domain-containing protein, with product MKSATLATRFLTSLEIPEGPMAGRPLKLAPFQKSFIKGALSDDVNIACLSVGRGNGKTALSAGLALGALLGVWDTQPRREILVAARTRDQGRIAWTYIEGLARSLPDELRARLQFRRSPILSVTLDNEHEIRVLAADGKSALGTSPTFVLMDERGHWALDKGDALEHALLTGLGKRNGRALIISTSASDDAHPFSRWLDEPQNGVFVQEHRPAPALPADDRESLLIANPGAKGGIGASLEWLEAQARRAIARGGSTLTSYRLYHRNERVAAEDRDTLLTVDEWLQCEVADLPPRSGPCVIGIDLGGSASMSAAAYYWPESHRLETRGWFPSKPSLLDRGQRDGVSDRYVQMHDRDELATLGDQTVPVAPWLAQVLQHVAGENVVAMVADRFKQAELGEAMDKAGVRIPIIWRGMGFRDGGEDVERFRRAAYDGAVLSMPSLLMRSAIADAVVIRDPAGNAKLAKGRSLGRIDAASATVLAVAEGARMLGRTQPTRKVFWA from the coding sequence ATGAAGTCGGCCACCCTCGCAACCCGCTTCTTGACCTCGTTGGAGATCCCCGAGGGGCCCATGGCGGGCCGGCCGTTGAAGCTGGCGCCGTTCCAGAAGTCCTTCATCAAGGGTGCGCTCTCCGATGACGTGAACATCGCCTGCCTCAGTGTCGGCCGCGGTAACGGCAAAACCGCACTGTCGGCCGGCCTCGCCCTCGGTGCTCTACTCGGTGTGTGGGATACTCAGCCCCGGCGCGAAATCCTGGTGGCGGCGCGAACGAGGGATCAGGGGCGCATCGCCTGGACGTACATCGAGGGCCTTGCCCGCTCGCTGCCGGATGAGCTGCGCGCCCGGCTCCAGTTCCGCCGGTCCCCGATCCTGTCGGTCACCCTCGACAACGAACATGAGATTCGTGTGCTGGCTGCGGACGGCAAGTCAGCCCTCGGCACGTCGCCGACCTTCGTGTTGATGGACGAGCGCGGCCATTGGGCGCTCGACAAGGGCGACGCGCTGGAGCACGCGCTGCTGACCGGCCTGGGCAAGAGGAACGGCCGGGCGCTGATCATCAGCACCTCGGCGAGCGACGACGCGCACCCGTTCAGTCGCTGGCTGGATGAACCACAAAACGGCGTATTCGTTCAGGAGCACAGACCCGCTCCGGCCCTTCCTGCAGACGACCGCGAAAGCCTCCTCATCGCCAACCCCGGCGCCAAGGGTGGCATTGGTGCGAGCCTCGAATGGCTGGAGGCGCAGGCCCGGCGCGCCATCGCCCGCGGCGGCTCAACCCTCACGTCCTATCGCCTCTATCACCGAAACGAACGTGTCGCGGCCGAGGATCGCGACACGCTGCTGACGGTGGATGAGTGGCTACAGTGCGAGGTGGCCGACCTTCCGCCGCGCTCCGGCCCGTGCGTCATCGGGATCGACCTCGGCGGATCGGCGAGTATGTCGGCGGCGGCGTATTACTGGCCCGAGTCGCACCGGCTCGAAACACGGGGCTGGTTCCCCTCCAAGCCCTCTCTCCTGGATCGCGGACAACGGGATGGTGTGTCCGACCGCTACGTGCAGATGCACGACCGCGACGAGCTGGCGACCCTCGGCGATCAGACCGTGCCAGTGGCGCCCTGGCTGGCCCAGGTGCTCCAGCACGTTGCCGGCGAGAATGTCGTGGCCATGGTGGCCGATCGGTTCAAGCAAGCCGAACTCGGCGAGGCGATGGACAAGGCCGGTGTCCGCATCCCGATCATCTGGCGCGGCATGGGCTTTAGGGACGGCGGCGAAGACGTCGAGCGATTTAGGCGCGCTGCCTACGATGGGGCAGTGCTCTCAATGCCCTCGTTGCTGATGCGCTCGGCGATCGCCGATGCGGTCGTAATACGCGATCCGGCCGGGAACGCGAAGCTGGCGAAAGGCCGGTCGCTTGGTCGGATCGACGCCGCGTCGGCAACCGTCCTGGCCGTGGCCGAGGGTGCCCGCATGCTGGGCCGCACACAGCCAACGCGGAAGGTGTTCTGGGCATGA
- a CDS encoding HNH endonuclease: MRCSRHITRTKRWARLRWEILRRDDFHCTACGAHATKLEVDHRHPVRTRPDLAWDPANLQTLCAPCHSRKTCLEQGRTLPNPDRLAWAALLREDVKC; the protein is encoded by the coding sequence ATGAGGTGTAGTCGTCACATCACCCGCACCAAGCGGTGGGCGAGGCTCCGCTGGGAGATCCTGCGGCGCGACGACTTCCATTGCACCGCGTGCGGCGCCCACGCCACCAAGCTTGAAGTCGATCACCGTCACCCGGTTCGCACGCGGCCCGATCTGGCTTGGGACCCGGCCAATCTCCAAACTTTGTGCGCCCCGTGCCATTCCCGAAAAACCTGCCTCGAACAGGGGCGAACTCTCCCCAACCCCGACCGCCTCGCGTGGGCGGCACTACTACGTGAGGACGTGAAATGCTGA
- a CDS encoding phage major capsid protein: MLTSVRIQRRQSEIRQALAPLVANEAPNEDETRQIETLDLEFRQNETRYRAALIAEDTERREAGEELESRSDREYADIVAGFEMRQVALYLDEGRQFNGRTAEVVTELRNQGGFRGVPVPWQALEVRAGETIASGTPDPISTRPIIDRLFPDTAAGRIGAQMISIDSGAVEWPVTTSSVSAGWADGETANVAGPTTYATTDRAMSPDHNLGIQLRVTRKAIKQSGAALEQAIRRDMAGAMAVEMDRAVFLGTGANGQPLGVITGAATYGITSTDAGAMADWSAFRAAVVRFMTANAAGSPSAVKALIRPEMWSVLDATLVSGTAVSEWDRLLKNIPVGNIAMTTNGLAAPSGDPLETQSLLTTSAGGVAPIFVGAWGAIDVVRDPFSDAQSGGLRITALATLDLTVARPAQLELITGLELEAGV; the protein is encoded by the coding sequence ATGCTGACAAGTGTGCGAATCCAGCGCCGACAGTCGGAGATCCGACAGGCGCTCGCCCCGCTGGTGGCGAACGAAGCGCCGAACGAGGACGAGACGCGCCAGATCGAGACGCTCGACCTGGAGTTCCGCCAGAACGAGACCCGCTATCGCGCGGCCCTGATCGCCGAAGACACCGAACGCCGCGAGGCCGGCGAGGAGCTGGAGAGCCGCAGCGATCGCGAATATGCCGACATCGTCGCCGGGTTCGAGATGCGCCAGGTGGCGCTCTACCTGGACGAAGGGCGCCAGTTCAACGGCCGCACCGCCGAGGTGGTGACCGAGCTGCGCAACCAGGGCGGCTTTCGGGGTGTCCCGGTTCCCTGGCAGGCCCTTGAGGTTCGCGCCGGTGAGACGATCGCCAGCGGCACGCCGGACCCGATCTCGACGCGCCCGATCATCGATCGCCTGTTCCCCGACACCGCCGCGGGCCGCATTGGCGCGCAGATGATCAGCATCGACAGTGGCGCAGTGGAATGGCCCGTCACGACTTCCAGCGTGTCGGCAGGCTGGGCCGATGGCGAGACGGCGAACGTGGCCGGACCCACGACCTATGCCACGACCGATCGGGCGATGTCGCCGGACCACAACCTGGGCATTCAACTGCGCGTGACCCGCAAGGCGATCAAGCAATCGGGCGCGGCGCTGGAACAAGCGATCCGGAGGGACATGGCCGGTGCCATGGCGGTCGAGATGGACCGGGCGGTGTTCCTCGGCACCGGCGCCAATGGTCAGCCGCTGGGCGTGATCACTGGGGCGGCGACCTACGGCATCACGTCCACCGACGCGGGCGCAATGGCTGACTGGTCCGCCTTCCGGGCTGCGGTGGTCCGCTTCATGACGGCCAACGCTGCGGGCTCGCCCTCGGCGGTGAAGGCTCTGATCCGTCCCGAGATGTGGTCCGTTTTGGACGCGACTCTGGTGTCCGGCACGGCCGTCTCCGAGTGGGACCGTCTGCTGAAGAACATCCCCGTCGGCAACATCGCGATGACGACGAACGGCCTCGCCGCTCCGTCCGGTGATCCGCTGGAGACGCAGTCGCTCCTCACCACATCGGCCGGCGGTGTCGCCCCGATCTTCGTCGGTGCCTGGGGCGCGATTGACGTCGTCCGCGATCCCTTCAGCGACGCGCAGTCCGGCGGGCTCCGCATCACCGCCCTCGCGACGCTGGACCTCACGGTGGCTCGCCCGGCTCAGCTCGAACTCATCACCGGCCTCGAGCTGGAAGCGGGCGTCTAA
- a CDS encoding HK97 family phage prohead protease gives MLFGGAIGELELRRDSRGTGRRLKGRFPYNRLAVLSDGGRNGGRPRKERIAPRAFSYRVERPDEEIHLLVGHSYDRPLASRNNDTLTLRDTDEALTFDANIVPEVQEAPYVQDFLAAFSAGLIRGISPGFRIPPPRTVPDAEKVEEEDPAEGTALIRTIFEALLYELSLVTVAAYREATAEEARSWDMALSGLMVPPSRHVLHRWRL, from the coding sequence ATGCTCTTCGGCGGCGCCATAGGTGAACTAGAGCTGCGGCGCGATAGCCGCGGCACGGGGCGTCGCCTCAAGGGGCGGTTCCCCTACAACCGGCTTGCTGTCCTGTCGGACGGCGGGCGCAACGGCGGACGGCCGCGCAAGGAACGCATTGCACCGCGGGCGTTCTCCTACCGCGTGGAGAGGCCCGACGAGGAAATCCACCTGCTGGTCGGTCACTCCTATGACCGGCCCCTGGCGTCGCGGAACAATGACACGCTGACGCTTCGCGACACTGACGAGGCCCTGACCTTCGACGCGAACATCGTGCCGGAGGTTCAGGAGGCGCCCTACGTCCAGGACTTCCTGGCGGCCTTCAGCGCGGGACTGATCAGAGGCATCAGCCCCGGCTTTCGCATCCCCCCGCCGAGGACGGTTCCCGACGCCGAGAAGGTGGAGGAGGAGGACCCCGCCGAGGGCACCGCGCTTATCCGAACCATCTTCGAAGCGCTCCTTTACGAGCTTTCGCTGGTGACGGTCGCTGCCTACCGCGAGGCCACGGCCGAGGAGGCGCGGAGCTGGGATATGGCCCTTTCCGGCCTCATGGTGCCGCCGTCCCGCCACGTCCTGCACCGTTGGAGGCTCTGA
- a CDS encoding phage portal protein: protein MRWPWQKREGVTETVMPHETRASGSGFTAELIGMREAYISGARGMAELTGTAQTCITMWENGFALADVEGTDLLSRSVMAATARSLALRGEAVWLIRDDGLVPAVDWEVSTRDGLPRAYRLSIPDAGGGHTETALAAEVLHFRTAVDMAAPWYGSAPLRRARLSAGLLHALETALGEVYEAAPIGSMIVPLPESSEADMNALTRSFRGSRGRVLVRESVAVQAAGGPAPAQDWRPNDLSPDLGKTMALEALEAARGSIFAAFGVLPAMWASNAQGPLVREAQRHLAQWVLQPMGVLMAEEASTKLGTPVSVDVVRPTQAFDAGGRARAFATMVAAIAQAKEAGLDPQAIEDSFKFIDWE from the coding sequence ATGAGGTGGCCCTGGCAGAAGCGTGAAGGTGTCACGGAAACCGTGATGCCTCACGAGACGCGCGCCAGCGGCTCCGGCTTCACGGCCGAGCTGATCGGGATGCGCGAGGCGTACATCAGCGGCGCCCGCGGCATGGCCGAGCTTACGGGGACTGCTCAGACCTGCATCACCATGTGGGAGAATGGCTTTGCCCTCGCCGACGTGGAGGGGACGGACCTCCTCAGCCGATCGGTGATGGCGGCCACGGCGCGCTCGCTGGCCCTACGCGGTGAGGCGGTATGGCTGATCCGTGACGACGGCCTCGTGCCGGCGGTGGACTGGGAAGTGAGCACGCGTGATGGGTTGCCACGGGCCTACCGCCTGTCGATCCCCGACGCGGGCGGCGGTCACACCGAGACGGCACTGGCGGCCGAGGTGCTGCACTTCCGGACTGCGGTGGACATGGCGGCGCCCTGGTACGGCTCCGCACCGCTCCGGCGGGCTCGGCTCTCGGCTGGACTTCTCCATGCCCTCGAAACCGCCCTCGGTGAAGTCTACGAGGCGGCGCCGATCGGTAGCATGATCGTCCCGCTACCGGAGTCGAGCGAAGCTGACATGAACGCCCTGACGCGGTCGTTCAGAGGATCGCGGGGCCGTGTTCTGGTCCGTGAGAGCGTGGCCGTGCAGGCGGCCGGTGGACCGGCTCCGGCGCAAGACTGGCGCCCAAATGACTTGTCCCCGGATTTGGGGAAAACCATGGCGCTGGAGGCCCTGGAGGCGGCGCGGGGCAGCATCTTCGCAGCGTTCGGTGTTCTCCCCGCCATGTGGGCCTCGAACGCGCAAGGGCCGCTCGTGCGCGAGGCGCAGCGGCATCTGGCGCAGTGGGTGCTCCAGCCGATGGGCGTCCTGATGGCCGAGGAGGCGTCCACCAAGCTCGGCACCCCCGTATCTGTGGACGTGGTGCGGCCTACCCAGGCATTCGATGCCGGCGGGCGGGCTCGTGCCTTCGCTACCATGGTTGCCGCTATCGCCCAGGCAAAGGAGGCGGGGCTGGACCCCCAGGCCATCGAGGACTCGTTCAAGTTCATCGACTGGGAATGA
- the dctP gene encoding TRAP transporter substrate-binding protein DctP, which produces MIVDDKIAGGTGTNRRQLLAAALGAAAAITLMPNAVSQAMAQTTPRLLTFSDHQPLEGMRTRFLKEVVFPAIEEESNGRLKIEDHWNGDIAAAYDALGAVSNGTADLATVVPEYTAKELPLHQIFKSFVKGPVDGQQSEFFQQVYAEVPAFPKELDKNNIVQIFFGTGYPVAFFRNAPMTSLDDLKGGKWRSASFWHLDYLKNAGATPVKMHWGPEIPAALKDGTLDGLMVNVDSGYNLNVHDSAPNVLASKDLWLGHVYILAMNKDVWNGLAQEDKEAIQRAAQKSYQPLGPVMADSFDTQLDELREAGASVRTLSMDEVDQFVTATRYEEVQAAWAEEQKKQGVTDATSVIGQVASIMAEFVD; this is translated from the coding sequence ATGATCGTCGATGACAAAATAGCGGGTGGAACCGGGACCAATCGCAGGCAGCTGCTCGCTGCCGCATTGGGCGCAGCCGCAGCCATCACGTTGATGCCGAACGCAGTGTCGCAAGCGATGGCGCAGACGACCCCTCGCCTCCTCACGTTCAGCGACCATCAACCGTTGGAGGGGATGCGGACACGTTTCCTGAAGGAGGTGGTGTTTCCCGCCATCGAGGAGGAATCCAACGGTCGCCTGAAGATCGAGGACCACTGGAACGGCGACATCGCCGCGGCCTATGACGCACTTGGCGCTGTCAGCAACGGCACCGCCGACCTTGCCACTGTTGTGCCGGAATACACCGCCAAAGAGCTGCCACTGCATCAGATCTTCAAAAGCTTCGTCAAAGGTCCGGTGGACGGCCAGCAAAGCGAATTTTTCCAACAGGTCTATGCCGAAGTTCCCGCTTTCCCGAAAGAGTTGGACAAGAACAATATCGTCCAGATATTTTTTGGCACCGGCTATCCGGTCGCGTTTTTCCGCAATGCGCCCATGACCAGCCTGGATGATCTGAAGGGCGGCAAATGGCGCTCAGCCAGCTTCTGGCATCTGGACTATCTGAAGAATGCCGGGGCCACGCCGGTCAAGATGCATTGGGGCCCGGAAATCCCTGCGGCCCTCAAGGATGGGACGCTGGATGGCCTGATGGTGAATGTGGACAGCGGGTACAATCTGAACGTCCATGACAGCGCCCCCAATGTGCTGGCCTCGAAGGATTTGTGGCTGGGTCATGTCTATATTCTGGCAATGAACAAGGACGTCTGGAACGGACTTGCACAGGAGGACAAGGAGGCAATCCAGCGCGCCGCCCAGAAATCATACCAGCCCCTTGGACCGGTCATGGCGGACAGCTTCGACACGCAATTGGACGAGTTGCGGGAAGCCGGTGCCAGCGTCCGAACCTTGAGCATGGATGAGGTCGATCAATTTGTGACCGCCACCAGATATGAGGAGGTTCAGGCCGCCTGGGCGGAAGAACAGAAAAAGCAGGGTGTTACGGATGCCACATCCGTCATTGGACAGGTCGCTTCAATCATGGCCGAGTTTGTGGACTGA
- a CDS encoding TetR/AcrR family transcriptional regulator, with amino-acid sequence MKSAETSVPTRLKPRKMPSQSRSGATVEALHEATVQVLLAEGLNRLTTTRVAERAGVSVGTLYQYYPNKQALLFAILARHFEEMAEALERIGIDGPAETLDDLAHRIADAYVSAKLAHPDTTVALYRVAGAIDQVRLPSDVFKKLDAAVVRLLTCVPDASFSDPHRVAFTLLSALAGVSRGSFGALASGRHVQDSLREETRLLSRAYLRAAAETELTMK; translated from the coding sequence TTGAAAAGCGCCGAAACCTCCGTCCCAACGCGGCTGAAACCAAGGAAAATGCCCAGTCAGTCCAGATCGGGCGCAACTGTCGAGGCCCTTCACGAAGCGACCGTTCAGGTTTTGCTGGCGGAAGGGTTGAACCGGTTGACGACCACCCGGGTCGCTGAGCGCGCCGGAGTCTCAGTCGGCACGCTTTACCAGTATTATCCGAATAAGCAGGCCTTGCTTTTTGCCATCCTGGCGCGTCATTTCGAGGAGATGGCAGAGGCGCTGGAGCGGATTGGCATCGACGGCCCCGCAGAGACGCTGGACGACCTGGCTCATCGTATCGCGGATGCCTATGTGTCCGCAAAACTGGCGCATCCCGACACGACAGTCGCACTTTATCGGGTTGCAGGGGCGATAGATCAGGTCCGATTGCCTTCGGATGTCTTCAAAAAGCTGGATGCCGCTGTGGTCCGGCTTTTGACGTGCGTCCCGGATGCGTCCTTCAGTGATCCCCACCGCGTGGCATTCACGTTGCTGTCTGCATTGGCGGGCGTGTCTCGAGGAAGCTTTGGGGCACTGGCCTCGGGGCGCCACGTGCAAGACAGCCTGCGTGAGGAAACCCGCCTTCTGTCCAGAGCCTACCTGCGAGCGGCAGCGGAAACCGAACTGACAATGAAATAG
- a CDS encoding Do family serine endopeptidase produces the protein MKRLHSSFVAILVATTALAGVPTIMQGTAAQAAAPQIEGSALPGSFSSIVKANKDAVVTVTVDERAPGMSGITNDTTPKSGEPSPFDDFLRRYFGMPPEGEPDDGSSAVPHPAIQGLGSGFIVDSNGTIVTNNHVVRNADRITVILSDGTKFQAHLIGTDEKTDIAVIKIDAEHALPTVRWGNSDDVTPGDWVLAIGNPFGLGGTVTAGIVSALGRDLQSGPYDDFIQVDAPINQGNSGGPLLDAAGHVIGVNAAIYSPTGGNVGVGFAIPSNLAENIVEKLTTSGHVDRGYLGVMIQLLDQNVAEALGIDGTDGALVTEVTSGSPAAASGLRAGDVITGFAGRTVGSPHELSRIVADANAGTPAEVGLIRDGKAMTLKVTVGAMPNEDTVVAAEDETYAPTGRLGLALIDLTPQLRQQFNLGADDTGALVAAVDPDKAAAEAGIEVGDVIVAVGTEATHDAQQTNDLIQKSETGSGKVLLLVERNGHRLYVALDAKVG, from the coding sequence ATGAAACGGTTGCACTCCAGCTTCGTCGCCATCCTCGTCGCAACGACCGCCCTCGCCGGCGTCCCGACCATCATGCAAGGCACGGCGGCGCAGGCGGCGGCTCCCCAGATCGAAGGCAGCGCGCTACCGGGGTCGTTTTCCAGCATCGTGAAGGCCAACAAGGACGCGGTCGTGACGGTGACGGTCGACGAGCGCGCCCCCGGCATGTCCGGCATCACCAACGACACCACGCCGAAGTCCGGCGAGCCGTCCCCCTTCGACGACTTCCTGCGGCGATACTTCGGAATGCCTCCGGAGGGTGAGCCCGACGACGGGTCGTCCGCGGTGCCGCACCCGGCGATCCAGGGCCTCGGCTCCGGCTTCATCGTCGACAGCAACGGCACCATCGTCACCAACAACCACGTCGTGCGCAACGCCGACCGGATCACGGTGATCCTGAGCGACGGGACGAAGTTCCAGGCCCACCTCATCGGCACCGACGAGAAGACCGACATCGCCGTCATAAAGATCGATGCCGAACACGCGCTCCCGACCGTTCGGTGGGGGAACTCGGACGACGTGACGCCGGGCGACTGGGTCCTCGCGATCGGCAATCCCTTCGGCCTCGGCGGCACCGTCACGGCGGGGATCGTCTCGGCGCTCGGCCGCGACCTCCAGTCAGGGCCGTACGACGATTTCATCCAGGTCGATGCGCCGATCAACCAGGGCAACTCGGGCGGGCCCCTCCTGGATGCCGCCGGCCACGTGATCGGCGTCAACGCGGCGATCTACAGCCCCACCGGCGGCAACGTCGGGGTCGGCTTCGCGATCCCGTCCAATCTTGCCGAGAATATCGTCGAGAAGCTCACGACAAGCGGACACGTCGACCGCGGCTACCTCGGCGTGATGATCCAACTGCTCGACCAGAACGTCGCCGAGGCGCTGGGAATCGACGGGACTGACGGGGCCCTCGTGACCGAGGTCACCTCCGGCAGCCCCGCTGCGGCGTCGGGGCTCCGGGCCGGCGACGTCATCACCGGGTTCGCCGGCAGGACGGTCGGCTCCCCGCACGAGCTGTCGCGGATCGTCGCCGACGCGAACGCCGGGACGCCCGCCGAGGTCGGCCTCATCCGCGACGGCAAGGCCATGACACTGAAGGTCACCGTGGGCGCGATGCCGAACGAGGACACCGTCGTGGCGGCGGAGGACGAGACCTACGCTCCGACCGGCCGACTGGGCCTGGCCCTCATCGACCTGACGCCTCAGTTGCGCCAGCAGTTCAACCTCGGAGCGGATGACACCGGCGCCCTCGTGGCGGCGGTCGATCCCGACAAGGCGGCGGCCGAGGCAGGGATCGAGGTCGGTGACGTGATCGTGGCGGTCGGGACCGAAGCGACGCACGACGCGCAGCAGACGAACGACCTCATCCAGAAGTCGGAGACCGGGTCGGGCAAGGTCCTTCTCCTCGTCGAACGCAACGGCCATCGGCTTTACGTGGCGCTGGACGCGAAGGTCGGTTGA